The Chloroflexota bacterium sequence GCGGCAAACCTGCGCCAGGTGAAGGAACAGCGTCCGGCGGCAGTAGTCTTCGTCACGCAGACGGAAATGACCGACGAGACCCAGGCCCTGCGAGCCTCGCTCCTGCAGGACGGCATCAAGGTAATCGCCTGCGGGCCGACGGCGCGGCCTGGAGAGGTCTCCATCGTGATGAACGAGCGCCACATGGTCAAGGTTGCCGTGGAGCATCTGCTGGCCCTAGGGCACCGGAAGATCGGCGCGCTGTTCGTGCAGGACTACCCAACGCAGGAAGAGCGCTACAAAGGATTCCTGGACGCGCTGCAGGCCCACGGTGTGAGCCCCGAGGACTGCCCCATCCGCTGGGCGCCGCTCAAGACCTCCGAGCGCGTCATCGCGGAGGCCTCCGAGCAGACGGCCCTCACGCGGGTAGCGACCTACTTCGCCCAGCGGGAGGACATCACGGCGCTTATCATCCCGTCGGACACGGCCACGGCGAGCGTCCTCCTGGCGCTGAACGCCGAAGGGCGCCGCTGCCCGGACGATGTCTCACTCATCGCCATCAAGGCGACCTCATGGGTGGACGCGGTCCTTTCGCCGCCGCTGACGCACATCAGCCCGCCCTATTTCCAGGCGGGGAAGCTGGCCGGCCGATCGGTGCTCGAGGCGCTCGGCGCGGCCCGTCCCACCGATATCAAGGGGGCGCGCGTCACGGAACTGAACGATTATGTGATCTCCGCGCGGACGGGCGGCACGATCGGGCGGCCGCGGGCGCGAACGCACCTGGCGAGCCGAGGGGCGTAGCGGAGTCTCCGTAGAGTCGCCCTGTGAAGACGCAGGCCGCGGTCCTCCACAAGCCGCACACGACGCTCACGATCGAAGAGGTTGAGCTGCCGCCGCTCAAGGGCGAAGACGTACTCATCGAGATCGCGGCGTGCGGCGTCTGCCACAGCGACCTCCATGTTGTGAACGGGCAGCCCGGCAGGCCGTTCCCCATCGTTCTGGGGCATGAGGCCGCAGGCGTGGTGCTGGAAACCGGCGCGGCGGTGACGGGCCTTTCACCCGGCGACCACGCGGCGCTGAGCTTCCACCCATACTGCGGCCAGTGCCACGACTGCACGACGGGCCGGACGTACCGATGCACCAAGCGGAAGGGGCCTCCCGGGCATGCGTGGGACGGCGGTGTGCGCATGACGCTGCGGGGCCAGCCGCTTTATCAGATGACCCCTGTTCCCGGTTTCGCGCGGCATGCCATCGTCCATCACAGCAGCGCCATCAAAATCGCCAAGGAGGCGCCGCTGGAGAAGGCCTGCCTGCTGGGCTGCGCGGTAGCCACGGGGGTGGGCGCGGCGCTCAACACGGCGCAGGTGAAGCCGGGCAGCTCGGTTGTCGTCATCGGCTGCGGGGGCATCGGGCTGAACGCAATCCAGGGTGCGCGCATCGCGGGAGCGGCGACGATCATCGCGGTGGACATGCTGCCGCACAAGCTGGAGCGCGCCCTGGCGTTCGGGGCGACGGCGACGGTCAACGCAGGCAGCGAGCAGGTGGTGAAGCGCGTGCGCGAACTCACGGGGCGGGGCGCTGATTATGCCTTTGAGGCGATCGGCAAGCCGGAGACGATCCAGCAGTCGTACGATTGCCTGGGGGCGGGCGGCACAGCGGTGGTTGCGGGCATCGTGCCGGACGCGGCGGCTCGGGTGCAGATCGCGCCGGGCTCGCTGCTGGGCGAGCGGGCCCTGACGGGAACGACCACGGGCTCGACGCGGCCGCTACGGGACTTCCCCCGGTACTTGCATCTCTACCAGGACGGGCGCCTCAAACTCGATGAACTGGTGACGGCGACGGCTCCCCTGGAAGCGGTGAACGAGGCCTTCCGCTCGCTGGAGCGGGGCGAAGGCGTGCGCACGGTGCTGGTGATGCGGTAGCGGTCATTCGCCGACGATGGGCAGGGAGAGGGCGACGCGCTCTTCCCCGCCGATGACGCGCACAATGTGGCCTTCGCCGGTGGTGTCTTCGGCCAGCAGGACGTCGCCGGGCCCGAACCTCCGGGTATCGCCGCTGCCCACTTCGATCTCGATCTCGCCCGCCAGGGTGATGACGTAGTGCCTTCGCGGAGCGCGCTGGAACTTGTTGAGGCTCTTGATGCCGCGCCGGAAGAAGGCGCCGCTAACGGGCTTGAGGGGGATGCCGTAAGGCGGGTCCTTGGCCGGGTCGTAGGCCATGGGCAGGTCTTCGAAGTGGGAGCGCCCATCCGGGCCGGTATACATGCGGACGAACTTCATGGCGCGTCAGCCCCCGACGCCGTAGAGGCTCTTGGCATTTTCGCTGAGGATGCGCTTCTGGGTCTTCGGCGCAAGGGCCCGCAAGTTATCGCGCACATCCCGACCGATGCAATCGGAGGTCACGTCCAGGTGCGGGAAGTCCGAGGCCCAGATGATGCGGTCGCCGCCGACGATGTCAGCAACGGCCGGAAGGGAGCGCTCGTCCGGATCGAATGAGACGCAGCCCTGCCGCTTGAAGTATTCGCTCGGCTTCAACGAAAGGTGCTTGGTGGTCCAGCGCCAGACCTCATGGAAGTGGTCCATGCGGTCGAACCAGTGGGGTATCCAGCCGCCGCCGGATTCGAGGATGGCTACCTTGAGGCGGGGGAAGCGCTCAAGGACGCCCGAGCCGACGAGGAGGGAGAAGGCGAACTCGTTATCGAAGGAGAAGTTCATGGAGTGTTGCAGGGCGTGGATGGGACGGCTGTACTCGCGGAAGAGGGAGCACGTGACCCAGAGATCGGGCGTGTCGGAGGGATGGAGGGCGAGGGGAACATCCATCTCCTGCAGAGCGTCCCACAGGGGATCGAAGTCGCGGCTGTCCAGGTGGCGCCCGTTGCACGGGTTGGGCCTGACGAAGGCGCCGCGTAGGCCGAGCTCGCCCACGGCGCGCTTGATCTCCTTCACCGCTTCATCCACGTCCTGCATGGGGACGGCGGCGACTCCGATGAGGCGCATTGGGTCGTAGCGGCAGTAGTCGGCGAGCCAATCGTTGTAGACGCGGCAGTGGGCCGCGGCGAGCTGGGGGCTGTGGATGGCCTCCAGGAAGAGGCCGACGGACGGGTAGAGGACGGCGGCGTCTATCCGATGCTTGGCGTGCTCTTTGATGCGCGCGCCCGGCTCGAAGCCGGCCTTGGTGAGGGAGGTGTAGTGGATCCCCTTGCCGAACTCCTTGAAGTCTTCGAAGGCGCGGCCCGCCAGGCCCAGGCCGACGACGCCCCGGTGGAGGATGGTGCGCCCTTCCGCTTCAAGCTCGTCGCGGTGGTGTTCGTCCTTCCAGACGACGCGCATGGCCTGGTCTTTGAACTTCCGCGGGAGGTTCTTCTCCCAGAGGTCGGGCGGCTCCAGCACATGACCATCGGCATCAATCGCTAGAGTTCTAGGCGGCATTAGACTCCCCTGAACCACCGTTCCACGGGACGCGGAATGCGCCCTGCGGCGGCGTTTTGCCCATCTAGTATGCGTACCGGGTCAAGATGGGGCCGCCGTTCGGCAGGGAAGAACGCTCCACTGCAGGTCCGCCCCCTGGAGTGAACAACCAGCGGCCTCCCCTGGACGCGGACCGGCAGCGAGGAAGCTATCAAGAAGAGTGAAGGGAGCCCGGGCTGAGCGCCTTTTCTGGGCGAAAGAGCGCCAGGACGCAGGCATCCGGCCACGGAGAGCACACTGCTGCTGATAGGACGCGGTCGCAGGACAAGGGCGCCTGTGGCGTAGCGACCAAGAACGGCACCGGGTGCGTGGAGCGGCGGCGAGTAGTTACGGGCTCGCTCGATCCAGTTCCCTCTGTGATAATGGTCAGGAGGAGCCCGCCATGCCTCTAACGCTTACTGCCCCCATCACCCTCTTTGACCTGAACGAGAGCGAGCTTGAAGCGTTCGTCGTCGCTCACGGCGGGAAGGCCTATTGGGCGCGTCAGCTCTGGCACAACCTCTATCGTAAGCGGGTCACCTCGTGGAAGGAAATGCCGGAGGTCCCTTCGGAGCTGCGCCGCCGGCTCGCGGAAGAGGCGGCTTTCGGGGTACCGAGCTTCGGTCGCGAGCAGGTCTCGGCTGACGGCACAACGCGCAAGCTGCGCATGAAGCTGCATGACGGCGCCAGCATCGAGACGGTGTTGATGGAATACCGTTCCGGGCGCAAGACGGTCTGCGTCTCAAGCCAGGTCGGTTGCGCCGTGGGCTGTCCCTTCTGCGCCACGGGCGAGATGGGCCTTTTCCGAAATTTGACGCCGGGGGAGATCATCGCGCAGGTGCTGCACTTCGCCCGCCAACACCCGATCAACAACCTCGTCTTCATGGGCATGGGCGAGCCCTTCCTCAACTATGACAACACCTGGAAGGCTATCACCATCCTGAACTCCCCCAACGGCTTCGGCATGGGCCCGCGGCGGTTCACCCTTTCCACTTCAGGCATCATCCCCGGCATCATGCGCCTGGCTGAAGAGCGCCTCCCGGTCAATCTCGCCGTGAGCTTGCATGCCCCCAACGACGATCTCCGCCGCAAACTGGTGCCTGTCAGCGCCAAGTACCCGCTCGCGGACCTGCTGGCAGCCTGCGACGCCTACACGGAGAAAGCGGGGCGACACATCATCTATGAGTACGTCCTCCTCGCGGACGTTAACGACTCGGACGACATCGCCCATCGCGTGGGGCGTCTTTTGCAGGGCAAGCCCGCCCATGTCAATCTGATTCCGGTGAACCCTTCTTCCGGTGGTTTCTATCGCCCCTCGCGCGCTCGACAGATTGCCTTCCAGGATATCGTCCGTCGTTACGGCGTGCGCACGACTATCCGCGCCGAGAAGGGCATCGAAATAGGCGCGGCGTGCGGACAGCTGGCTACAGCGAGAGGTGTTCCGAAAGAGCCCCGTTAGGCACTGGTTTCGAGCCCGCCAAGACACCGTCGTTGAGCACCTGTACCGCCAGCCCGCGCAATAGGGTTGCCGCGCCACGTACGAAGGGGGAGGAGAACTGGTGGGCGATGGTAGACTCGAACTACCGACCCCGGTCTTATCAGGACCGTGCTCTAACCACCTGAGCTAATCGCCCGTGCACAGCGCGCCTGAACGGGTTCCCCCCAACAAGTCAATCACACAGAGCAAATCGGCGGGGGAATATATCCACTCTACCCTGCTGGCCCTCCGGGAGTCAAGGCGAAACGGAGCTTCGTAAGACTACCCCCACAGCCGGTCGAGGGCATCCAGGAGCTGGTTGAGGGAGGCGATCTGGGCGTCCGGTTCGACCTCAACGGCCCCCTCTTTTCGCTTGAGCCAGACAGCCTTGAGCCCTGCGCGCTTGGCGCCGAGGACGTCGTTCCGCGGGTGATCGCCGACGTGGACCGCTTCGTGGGGCGCGCCGCCGATGCGCTCCAGGGTGCGGTGGAAGATGGCCGCCGCCGGCTTGGAGAGCCGCTCCTCATCGGAGAAGGTGAGGGTATCGAAGAAGCGAGCGAGGCCGACCTGCTCCATGAAGACGCGCTGGGTCTTCCCCGGCGTGGAGCCAGTGTTGCAGATGAGGGCCATGCTATAGCCGCGCGCTCTCACGCCCTCCAACGCCGCCAGGGCATGCTCATCAATGCGCGGCGGATGCTCGTGGTACGAATCGGCATAGCGCGCGGCGATCTGCTCGCGGGCGCTGCGTGGCAGGCGCGCGGGGAGCCCCGGAGCGATCTCCTCGAGGAACCGGTCCACCTGCTCGTCGAAGGGGGCATCGCCTTCGCGCTTACGGAGGTCGTTCAATGCGGCCTGGCAGCGACGGTAGGCTTCGGCGATGCCCTCAGAGGAGAAGGCGAGGCCCGATTCGCGAAGGATGCGCAGGGTCTCGTTCAAGCGGACCTGCATCCGGGGCGCGCCTACCTCCATGGAGTCGCGGATAAGCGTCTCCCAGAGATCGAAGGTGACAGTGCGAAGGGGCCTCTTGCGGGAGGACATGGCAGGAGGCGGCTAATACCGGACGAGGGAGAAGACGTCCACGCCGGCAAGCTTCTCGCGGCCATTAAGAAAGCCGAGCTCGATGAGGACGGCAAGGCCCGCGACGTGCC is a genomic window containing:
- a CDS encoding Zn-dependent alcohol dehydrogenase, with product MKTQAAVLHKPHTTLTIEEVELPPLKGEDVLIEIAACGVCHSDLHVVNGQPGRPFPIVLGHEAAGVVLETGAAVTGLSPGDHAALSFHPYCGQCHDCTTGRTYRCTKRKGPPGHAWDGGVRMTLRGQPLYQMTPVPGFARHAIVHHSSAIKIAKEAPLEKACLLGCAVATGVGAALNTAQVKPGSSVVVIGCGGIGLNAIQGARIAGAATIIAVDMLPHKLERALAFGATATVNAGSEQVVKRVRELTGRGADYAFEAIGKPETIQQSYDCLGAGGTAVVAGIVPDAAARVQIAPGSLLGERALTGTTTGSTRPLRDFPRYLHLYQDGRLKLDELVTATAPLEAVNEAFRSLERGEGVRTVLVMR
- a CDS encoding amidohydrolase; this encodes MPPRTLAIDADGHVLEPPDLWEKNLPRKFKDQAMRVVWKDEHHRDELEAEGRTILHRGVVGLGLAGRAFEDFKEFGKGIHYTSLTKAGFEPGARIKEHAKHRIDAAVLYPSVGLFLEAIHSPQLAAAHCRVYNDWLADYCRYDPMRLIGVAAVPMQDVDEAVKEIKRAVGELGLRGAFVRPNPCNGRHLDSRDFDPLWDALQEMDVPLALHPSDTPDLWVTCSLFREYSRPIHALQHSMNFSFDNEFAFSLLVGSGVLERFPRLKVAILESGGGWIPHWFDRMDHFHEVWRWTTKHLSLKPSEYFKRQGCVSFDPDERSLPAVADIVGGDRIIWASDFPHLDVTSDCIGRDVRDNLRALAPKTQKRILSENAKSLYGVGG
- the rlmN gene encoding 23S rRNA (adenine(2503)-C(2))-methyltransferase RlmN, translated to MPLTLTAPITLFDLNESELEAFVVAHGGKAYWARQLWHNLYRKRVTSWKEMPEVPSELRRRLAEEAAFGVPSFGREQVSADGTTRKLRMKLHDGASIETVLMEYRSGRKTVCVSSQVGCAVGCPFCATGEMGLFRNLTPGEIIAQVLHFARQHPINNLVFMGMGEPFLNYDNTWKAITILNSPNGFGMGPRRFTLSTSGIIPGIMRLAEERLPVNLAVSLHAPNDDLRRKLVPVSAKYPLADLLAACDAYTEKAGRHIIYEYVLLADVNDSDDIAHRVGRLLQGKPAHVNLIPVNPSSGGFYRPSRARQIAFQDIVRRYGVRTTIRAEKGIEIGAACGQLATARGVPKEPR
- a CDS encoding HAD family hydrolase, translated to MSSRKRPLRTVTFDLWETLIRDSMEVGAPRMQVRLNETLRILRESGLAFSSEGIAEAYRRCQAALNDLRKREGDAPFDEQVDRFLEEIAPGLPARLPRSAREQIAARYADSYHEHPPRIDEHALAALEGVRARGYSMALICNTGSTPGKTQRVFMEQVGLARFFDTLTFSDEERLSKPAAAIFHRTLERIGGAPHEAVHVGDHPRNDVLGAKRAGLKAVWLKRKEGAVEVEPDAQIASLNQLLDALDRLWG